CAGGGTCGCTTCATCGATCGCGAAGCCGTGGTTCTGCGAGGTGATCATCACCCGGCCGCTGTCCAGGTCCTGCACCGGGTGGTTGGCACCGTGGTGGCCATGGCCCATCTTCATGGTCTTCGCGCCCGAGGCCAGGCCGAGCAGCTGATGGCCCAGGCAGATGCCGAAGGTCGGGATCTTCACGTCGATGAAGGCCTTGATCGCGTCGATGGCGTAGTTGCACGGTTCCGGGTCACCCGGGCCGTTGGACAGGAACACACCATCCGGCTTCAGTGCCAGCACCTCGGCGGCCGGGGTCTGCGCCGGCACCACGGTCACTTCGCAGCCGCGCTCGGCCAGCATGCGCAGGATGTTGGTCTTCACGCCGAAATCGTAGGCCACGACCTTGAACTTCGCCGGCACGCTGACGAAGGCATTGGCATCCAGGTCCAGCTGGCCCTCGGTCCAGGTGTAGGTCTTCTCGGTAGTGACAACCTTGGCCAGATCCATGCCCTTCAGCCCCGGGAACTTGCGGGCGGCTTCCAGTGCCTTTTCCACGTCGATGTCACCGGCCATCAACGCACCGTTCTGTGCGCCCTTCTCGCGCAGGATGCGGGTCAGCTTGCGGGTGTCGATGCCGGCGATGGCGACCACGCCACGCTGGATCAGCCAATCCTGCAGCGACACCTGGCTGCGCCAGTTGCTGGGGCGGCGCGGAACATCGCGCACGATCAGGCCGGCCGACCACACCTTGGACGCTTCATTGTCCTGGTCGGTCATGCCGGTATTTCCGATATGCGGATAGGTCAGCGTGACCATCTGCCGGGCGTAGGACGGGTCGGTCAACACTTCCTGATAGCCGGTCATGGCGGTGTTGAACACCACCTCACCGACGGACAGGCCGGGCGCGCCTACGGATTCGCCCTCGAATACGGTGCCGTCTTCGAGGACGAGGATTGCGGCTTGGGTCACGGGAATCTCACTTTGGCTACCGAGGGGGCTGCCGAAGTCACGCCTGCGCTTCACGGAAATCCGGTTGCAAAAAAGCGCGGACGTACGGTCTGGGACCGGTCCGGCTTTCGTGATTCGGCGAGTGCGAATTGTAGCGCTGACGGGGCGCTCGCGCCAGCGGTTATCGCGCTTCATGAACAGGCGATTGCGTATTCATTTCAATCCGGCGGCGTATGCGGCGCCCGCTACCCGGTAGTGCCGGCCGCTGGCCGGCAACCCCATTGGCTCCCGTCCCCCAAGGGTGCCGGCCAGCGGCCGGCACTACCGCCTTACGCCAGCAGGTCCCGCACCCGGTAGCTGCCCGGGGCTCGGCCCTGCAGCTGGCGGGCGGCAAACAGGGCGCCGCGGGCGAAGATGTCGCGGTTGGTGGCCCGGTGCACCAGTTCGATGCGCTCGCCCAGCCCGGTGAACTGGACCAGATGCTCACCGACGATGTCACCGGCACGCAGGCTGGCGTAGTGCGGCTCGGCGCCACCGCGCTGCGCAGCGGCACCCAGGGTCAGCGCGGTACCCGACGGAGCGTCCTTTTTCTGCGTGTGGTGCGATTCGACAATGTCGCAGTCCCAGCCGGCCAGCGCCTGCGCCGCGCGCTCGACCAGCTCGTCCAGTACCGCCACGCCCAGGCTGAAATTCGAGGCCCAGACCAGCGGGATCTTCGCCGCCGCCGCCTCCAGCGCCTGGCGCTGCGTGCTGGAGATCCCGGTCGTGCCCGAGACCAAGCCCGCGCCTCGCTCCACGCACAGCGCCAGCATCGGGTCGAAACCCTCCGGCAGGCTGAAGTCGATCGCCACGTCGAATGCCGGCGCACCGGGCAGCTCACTGGCAGCGAAGAACGGTACCCCATCGACCACGCGCTGGGCCGGCGCACGGCCGGTCACCGCGGCCACGATCTGCAGCGTTTCGGGATGTTCGACGGCCAACCGCAGCAGGGCCTGGCCCATGCGCCCGGAGGCGCCGTGAATGAGCAATCGCAGGGGAGTCTGGTTCATCCCTGCAGGCTAGCGGCAGCACGCCCGCTCCGGCAAGCGCCATCGCTGCTACGCTGCATGCCCTTTCATGCAATGGATGGCAGCTCCCTCATGCAGATCAGCGAACAGCTGGTGCTGGTCACCGGTGCCGGGCGCGGGCTTGGCCAGCACATCGCCCGCGCCTTCGCCGCACAGGGCGCGCGCGTCATCGTCAATTACCACCGAAGCGAAGGCGCCGCACGTGCCCTGGCTGCCGGGCTCGGTGGACAGGCGATCGCACTGCCGGCCGACGTCACCGACCGCGCCCAGGTCGATGCGATGCTGCAGCAGGCACTGGCCCACTTCGGGCAAGGCGTAACCACCGTGGTCAACAACGCGCTGGCGGCGTTCTCGTTCAATGGCGATGCCCGCGACAATGCCGCAGACATCGGCTGGCCGGCCTTCCAGGCCCAGTTCGAGGGCAGCGTGCGCGGCGCACTGAACACCGTGCAGGCTGCCCTGCCCGGCATGCAGGCCCGGCGTTTCGGCCGCGTCATCAACGTCGGCACCAACCTGTTCCAGAACCCGGTGGTGCCCTACCACGACTACACCGCAGCCAAGGCCGCACTGCTGTCACTCACCCGCACCCTGGCCGGTGACCTCGGCCCGCACGGGATCACCGTGAACATGCTGTCCGGCGGACTGCTGCGCACCACCGATGCCAGTGCCGCCACACCCGAAGCGGTGTTCGACTACATCGCCGCCAACACGCCACTGCGCAGCGTCACCACCCCGGCCGAGTTCGCCGATGCCGCGCTGTTCTTCGCCAGCCCGTGGTCGCGCGCGGTGACCGGCCAGAACCTGGTGGTGGACGGCGGACTGGTGCGGGACTGAGCCGATGCGCATTTCCGAGGTCAGCCGCCTGACCGGTGCCAGCGCCAAGGCCATCCGCCTGTACGAGGCACGCGGGCTGCTGCCGCCGGTGCCACGCGTGAACCGCTATCGCGACTACAGCGAACAGGACGTAGCCTGGGTGCAGCTGATCCGCCAGGCGTTGGCGCTGGGCATCACGCTGGCTGCGATTTCCCGCCTGCAGGGCCGTGACGGGCAGCTCGACTGGCCCGCGGTACTGGCCTTGCTGGAGCAGCAGCGTAGCCACATCGCCAGTGAACGGGCACGACTGGAACAGGTCGAACTCGCCCTGCGACAGGTCAGCGACGAACTCCGGCAATGGCTGCATGCCGGCCGCGGTGACTGCGTGCTGGACCCCAACGGCTGCACCACCCCGGCTTGACTCTGCCCCAGGGGCAGACTGCACCCTCGCGCACTTTCCACTGCCCGAGGTTGCCGTGTCCCGTTCCATCCTGATCCTGCTGGGCCATCCCGACCGCGACAGCCTGTGCGGCGCTCTCGCCCAGCGCTACGCCACCGCCGCCGAGAACGCAGGCCACCAGGTACGCCTGATCGCACTGGGCGAGCTCGAATTCGACCCGGTGTTGCGGCACGGCTATCGCCAGATCCAGCCGCTTGAACCCGATCTGCAGGACGCCGCCGATGCGATCGAGGCCTGCGATCATCTGGTACTGGTCTACCCCACCTGGTGGGGCGCGATGCCGGCCCTGCTGAAGGGCTTCTTCGATCGCGTGCTGCTGCCGGGGTACGCCTTCCGCTACAGGCGTGATTCGGTGTGGTGGGATCGCCTGCTGGCCGGGCGCAGTGCACGGGTGATCACCACGCTGGACACGCCCCCCTGGTACTACCGCTGGATCTACCGCGACCCGGGCATCGTCCAGATCCGCGCCACCATCCTGGAGTTCTGCGGCATCCGCCCG
This genomic window from Stenotrophomonas maltophilia contains:
- the carA gene encoding glutamine-hydrolyzing carbamoyl-phosphate synthase small subunit — translated: MTQAAILVLEDGTVFEGESVGAPGLSVGEVVFNTAMTGYQEVLTDPSYARQMVTLTYPHIGNTGMTDQDNEASKVWSAGLIVRDVPRRPSNWRSQVSLQDWLIQRGVVAIAGIDTRKLTRILREKGAQNGALMAGDIDVEKALEAARKFPGLKGMDLAKVVTTEKTYTWTEGQLDLDANAFVSVPAKFKVVAYDFGVKTNILRMLAERGCEVTVVPAQTPAAEVLALKPDGVFLSNGPGDPEPCNYAIDAIKAFIDVKIPTFGICLGHQLLGLASGAKTMKMGHGHHGANHPVQDLDSGRVMITSQNHGFAIDEATLPPTLRVTHRSLFDGTNQGVARTDVPAFSFQGHPEASPGPTDVGPLFDRFVVLMEQAKA
- a CDS encoding 4-hydroxy-tetrahydrodipicolinate reductase; the encoded protein is MGQALLRLAVEHPETLQIVAAVTGRAPAQRVVDGVPFFAASELPGAPAFDVAIDFSLPEGFDPMLALCVERGAGLVSGTTGISSTQRQALEAAAAKIPLVWASNFSLGVAVLDELVERAAQALAGWDCDIVESHHTQKKDAPSGTALTLGAAAQRGGAEPHYASLRAGDIVGEHLVQFTGLGERIELVHRATNRDIFARGALFAARQLQGRAPGSYRVRDLLA
- a CDS encoding 3-oxoacyl-ACP reductase — protein: MQISEQLVLVTGAGRGLGQHIARAFAAQGARVIVNYHRSEGAARALAAGLGGQAIALPADVTDRAQVDAMLQQALAHFGQGVTTVVNNALAAFSFNGDARDNAADIGWPAFQAQFEGSVRGALNTVQAALPGMQARRFGRVINVGTNLFQNPVVPYHDYTAAKAALLSLTRTLAGDLGPHGITVNMLSGGLLRTTDASAATPEAVFDYIAANTPLRSVTTPAEFADAALFFASPWSRAVTGQNLVVDGGLVRD
- a CDS encoding MerR family transcriptional regulator; this encodes MRISEVSRLTGASAKAIRLYEARGLLPPVPRVNRYRDYSEQDVAWVQLIRQALALGITLAAISRLQGRDGQLDWPAVLALLEQQRSHIASERARLEQVELALRQVSDELRQWLHAGRGDCVLDPNGCTTPA
- a CDS encoding NAD(P)H-dependent oxidoreductase codes for the protein MSRSILILLGHPDRDSLCGALAQRYATAAENAGHQVRLIALGELEFDPVLRHGYRQIQPLEPDLQDAADAIEACDHLVLVYPTWWGAMPALLKGFFDRVLLPGYAFRYRRDSVWWDRLLAGRSARVITTLDTPPWYYRWIYRDPGIVQIRATILEFCGIRPVRVSRLGAVRGSTPAQRERWLAVAADLGARAR